The DNA region GCATGATGCAGACAGATGTTGTTGAAGAAAAAATATCGCAGACAGTACCTCTTAATGAGTGGACTTCCCGGATGGAACGTCACGAGCAGGTATTGAGTGACATTCTCGATCCCTATCTCGAAAAGCGCTCGAAGCAGGAGAAAGATCCCGTGCTCGATTTTCTTTTCCAATATTATAAATTCCGCCCATCGCACCTGCGCAGATGGTCGCCGGGTGTGGATGTGGTTTTGGAGCACAACGGAAAAACAAACCGACTGCCGGAAGTAAGTGAACTGACGGTTGAACCTGAAACGGCTTTTCTTGATCCCGCTCTCTTCCCTGAAAAACGGCTCCGTGCCACGCGCTGGATTCATGAGCTGCTGGTAAAAACCAATGCGAGCAAACCGTTTTTCGGATGTTTTGGGATGCACGAATGGGCGATGGTCTACCGGGCGGAGGGAGTTCGCCACAACCAGGTTCCGCTGCGCTTTTCGGATGACAGAATTGCGGAGATCGTGGAATCGCGCCCGGTTCTCTGCACCCATTTTGACGCCTATCGTTTTTTCACCGATGCCGCCAGGCCGCTGAATAAGCACGATCTCACCCGGGATATATTTCAGGACATGGAGCAGCCGGGCTGTATCCACTCCAATATGGATATCTACAAATGGGCCTACAAACTCTACCCGTGGATTTCAAGTGATCTGATCCGTGAAGCCTTTCTGCTGGCGGTTGATGCGCGCACATTCGATATGAAAGCGAGCCCGTACGACCTGCGTGATCGCGGCCTGGAGCCGATCAAAATTGAAACCGAAGAGGGACGAAAAGTCTACCTGAAGCATCAAACCGAGATATGGGAGCGCGGCCTTCCGGTCCGCAAAAAGCTGATTGAGGCGTATCATAAATTGATTTCTTTGGTTGGGTGAACCCACCCCTCTCCTCCTGGGAGGAGACCGACTCCAAAGCGTCTGCCGAAGGCGGATAGCGACGAGTCAGAGGTGGGTACGTGGCCTCGGGCACCATGCAACAACGTGACCCACCCCTGACCACCAAAAGACCACGCAATTAGCGTGACTTTTGTCGGTCTGTCCCCTCCGTGGGATGGGAGAAGTATCAGATCGAAAATTACGTTGAAGTTTGCCACACATTTCACGTTTTCCTGCTGAATGATTTCTGATCTAACTACATAGCAATTTTTTAAGGTTACGAATCTGAAAGAAAATTCTCTCCTCCTGGGAGGAGACCGACTCCAAAGCGACTGCCGCAGGCAGGTCAGCGACGAGTCAGAGGTGGGTTGCTGGAGCATCCACCACGCGCATCGGATCCACCCATGCGGAATCGCTGGACGCGATTGCCCCTGTCCCTTCCCGAAAAATCGGGACCAAGTGTGGCCGATGGATGGAAAGGCATATATCACTCCGGAAATGATATTTTTCCGAAGTTAATTTTCTTCACGCCCGACTCTGTTTCCATCGGAAAACCCTCTCCGGCCAGCATTTCGTTTGCCAGAACAGCGAAAATCAGTCCCTCTTTTGCATCGGGATCAAAGCCCAGCTTTGAAAAGTTTTGCAGATCGGCATCGGGCAGTAACTCGCTCAGCCGTTTTATCAGAACGGGGTTATGCGCACCACCGCCACTCACATAAATACTGCTTTTTTGTGATGCAGCCGGATGCCGGGATAAGTTCTGAGTGATTGTAACCGCCGATAGTTCTGTAACGGTTGCCACCAGATCCTCCGGTGAGACCGATTGTAAATCAAGCCCTTCAGTTTTCAGTTGCCGTTCGATCCAGCCGAGGTTAAAATATTCAGGCCCTGTGGATTTGGATCCTTTTTCCTTGAACCAAAGGTCGTTCAGCATCGCCCTTAGCAGATCATACCTGACAGAACCGGAAGCTGCTATCAATCCATCTTTATCAAACGGCTGATCGAAAAATTTCTGTACGGTGTTGTCAATCAGGGTGTTACCCGGTCCTGTATCAGTGGTAAATCCTTTCTGATCCCTGCTGCTTTTCGCCGGAAGCAGTGTATAGTTCGCTATTCCGCCGATATTCAGCAGAACCCGGTCCTCCTTTTCATTTCCAAACAAAATCCGATCGACCAGCGCCGCCATCGGGGCACCTTCTCCGCCGTGTGCAATATGTTTTTGCCGGAAATCGCTGATGGTTAAAATACCCGTTTGTGCGGCGATCTGATCCCCATCCCCGATCTGCAGCGTGCTGTTAATCTGCTTTTCGCCATCAGTCTGCTTTTCGCCATCAGATTGTGCGCTTGCAGGATCGTGAAAAACCGTCTGTCCGTGACTTGCAATACAGTCCACATCACCGGGTTCCAAACCCCACTCTTTCAGAGCCGACCGAATCATTCCGGCATGAAGAATGCCGACCTGAGTGTGAAGATGGCAAAGCTCTTTTAGCGCCACTGCTTCCACCGAACTGACCGCCTTCAGCTTCAATTTCTGCGCCGGCGTGTATCCCACCGTCATAAAATGGGTGACGTTCGCTTCCGTATGATCCCCCGAACCGCTGATGGTGCAAAGCGCAATATCCAGCCCGTCAAGGGAGGTGCCGCTCATCAGGCCGATGATTTTACGTGATTTTTTCTCTGATACTTTCTGAAGCTGAATCAATGATTGGTTCATGATAATGGAATCGATATTTTTATATCTTTCAAAAATCGCAACAACATAATTTAAAGAAGGAAATTGATGGCTGATGAATCGGAACAGGAATATCAGGCATGGCAGGAAGATATCCAATACCTGGTAGATGTATTAAAAGAGAGTTTTGAATCCACAGACGCCTCTTATTACCAGGATGATTTAAATAACATTCTCTATGTAGAGCTGGAGGGGCTTGACGATTACTCTGATGAAGAAATTACGGAGATCGCCAAGCCGATCCTGGAAGAACTGGATCTCGATTTTGAGGATATTTTTCTGCTTCCAAAGAACGTTTGATTATAAAATGGGCGTGTTATTTGTGCGAATAAAAAAACTAAAAGCGCTTCCATTCGTGTTTCAGCTTTGCCGCATCAATTCGTATTTTCCACATCATAGAACATAAACAGAGCAACAATAGGAATGTCAGAAATTCATACCGGGTATAAAATGACCTGCATCATGTGCGGTGCAGAAAACAGTGAAAAGGAAACATCCACCTATTGTACTTCATGCGGTGGTGTGCTGCAGATTGAATATGATCAGGTCAGGAAAGAAATTCAGTATCCGCTTGCTTCCATGGCGGAAGATCCCCTGAAAAATCATCCCTCTGCCCTGCGGCGGCTGAATCGACTTTCTGATGAGTACGCCGCTGAACTCTACGCTAAACTTGAATTTGAGCATCCTACCGGCTGTTTCAAAGATCGCGGGAGCTATATTGAAGTTCAAAAAGCGCTGGAGCTGGGAGCAGATGCTATCTGCCTCGCCTCCACCGGGAACATGGCGGCATCGGTAGCGGCCTATGCCTGTTACTTTAAGATACCCTGTTATGTGTTTGTACCGGAGCGGACATCCGAAGCAAAACTTGCCCAGGCAACCATTTACGATGCTACCATCATCCGGATCCAGGGTGATTTCACCAAATGCGAAGCACTCTGCCGTGAGTTTGCAAAATCGGGCAATTACTATCTTGCAGGTGACTATGTATTCAGGGAAGAGGGGCAAAAATCGTTTTCGTATGAACTGGTTGATCAGCAAAATGAGCCGTTCGACTATATTTTTATCCCGGTGGGATGCGGCACCAATTTCGGCGCGATTTATAAAGGATTTAAAGAGATGAAAGAGGCCGGCCTCATCGATTCCATTCCGCATCTGGTGGCGGTTCAGCCGGAAAGCAGCTCGCCGGTAGTACAGGGAATTTTCAAGAGAGAGAAGGTGATTGACACCCAATCGAGCACCATGGCTTCGTCCGTGGCTGCATCCAACCCGATCGACTTTTACAAAGTGCTCCGCGGAATTGATGATACAAATGGAGAAGCCCTTACCGTAACAGAAGATGAAATTCTTGAATCTCTGCGGGAGATGGCTACCAAAGAAGGGCATTTTACAGAACCGGCTTGTGCCCTGCCGCTGGCATCCTTTAAAAACCATCCCGATCTGTTCAAAGGCAAACGATGCCTGTTTGTACTGACGGGATCCGGGCTGAAAGACACAAAAGTGGTTGCCACACACTCTCTCACTGCACCCGTTTTAAAACCCGATCTGGATCACATTCACACCTACATCAACTCCGGGTTTGTGGAGATACAGAAAAAAACGTTCGGTAAATCGAGGGATACCGCGCTTGCAAACCTGAAGATGGGCGAAAATCATGAACGGATGTACAAAGAGCATGTGGAGCGGATGAACAAGCGAGGTAAAACGCTCCGGAAAAATGAACTTGAGTACCTTCAGACGATGGTTCTGAACGAAGAAACCGGCCTGGAATTTCCTGCCGAAGTGCTGGACTATAAAGTAACCATGCGGAAAGAAGAACTGGTTGAGGCGGGAGTAAAACTGCTGATCGGCGGAAAAGAGATCATTTCAAAAGGAAAAGGTGTCGGTCCGATTGACGCTGTGCTGAACGCGATAAAATCAGAAACCGACAACCAGATTCCGCTGGAAGTCATAAACCATGAAGTTGAAATCCTGAGTCCGGATACCGACTCCCTGGTGATCGTAACTCTCACCCTTGGAAAAGACGGACAGCAGTGGAGAACCAACGGAGCATCCGCCGATACCATCGAAGCTGTGATTAAAGCATATGAAAAAGGACTGGCGATCGCACAAAAAGCAATACTTGCCTGACCGGGAAAAAAGTCTTAAATTTATAGACAAATTTCAAGAAGGTGCGGAGGCACGATGAGTCGATCCCCTAAAATAAATACGGTAAACGAGGCGGCCACTAAATATCAGGCCGCTCCAAACGAAGAATATCAGCTCGTAGAACAGGCGCATCGCGGAGTACCTGCCGGGGCTTTTTTTGATATTCTCGGGTTCTCCGGCCTCACCAAGGAGGAGCTCTCCGGTTTGCTCGATGTCTCTTTCAAAACCATTCAGCGCTATCAAAACGATGGAAAAAAACTAAACGCGCTAAACAGCGAGCAGCTTCTCAAAATGATCACTCTCTATCAAAAAGCAGAAGATGTATTTGGCGATCTTGTATCATTCAATCGCTGGCTGCGCAAACCGGCTATTGGCCTCGGCAATCAACATCCTCTCAAATATATGCAAACACCGGGCGGTATCGATCTAATTATGGATGAGTTGCGTCGCATCGAGTTTGGGGCGCTGGCGTAGTGCAAGGTACAGGGTTCAGGGTTCAGAAAAACCTTATTTGTTGATTATAATCAGGCGAATTGCGCATTGAATGAATCGAATCATATGATATCGATAAAGTAGTTTTTTATGATCGTTTACCGAATCACAACGGCAAAATGGGCTGATAAGCTGACCGGATCGGGGTTTCCGGCCCGTTGGAATCCGCGTCATGTTCATGTGGTCTACACGGCCGGAAGCATTGCGCTTGCGTGCCTCGAAAACCTGGTGCACCGCTCCGGGGAAGGGTTGAACCTGAATTTTCGACTGACTGAAATTGAAATTCCTGAATCTGCATCAGTTACAAGTATTTCTGTGCAAGAACTGCCGGAAAAGTGGCATACAATGAGCGGCTATCCGGCCTGTCAGCAGATTGGAAGAGATTGGGTGGATAATGGAAAAAGCTGCCTGCTGCGTGTTCCCTCTTCTATTATACCTGATGAGACGAATGTACTGATCAACCCAAATCATCCGGAATTTGAGAAGATCTTCATCAAGGAAATCCGGGAGTTTTCGTTTGATGAGAGGTTGATGAAAAGTGGTCACATTAGCACTGCTCAGTAAAAGAATTTCATTATATATTTACTGTATCGTCATCGGCTTACAACCACGTTCACTGCGCAAATTAGACCTTAACACCAATAACCCACACACATTTTGATCTACGAATTTAACGGATATAAACCCGTCATCCATGAAAGTGCCTTCATCCATCCGCAGGCAGCGGTGACTGGGAATGTGATAATTGGGAAGGATGTGTATATCGGTCCGGGAGCAGCAATCCGTGGCGACTGGGGCAAAATTGTGATTGAGGATGGCTGTAATGTTCAGGAAAACTGCACCATCCACATGTTTCCGGGCGTGACGGTGACGCTGCATAAATCGGCACATATCGGTCACGGAGCGATCATTCACGGATCAACAATTGGTAAAAATACCTTAGTGGGGATGAATGCCGTGGTGATGGACAACGTCACCATCGGTAAAGAGTGCATCATCGGGGCGCTGGCTTTTGTGAAAGAGGGAACCAACATTCCCGATCGAAAAGTGGTGGTGGGTAATCCCGCTAAAATTGTAAAAGATGTTACAGATGAGATGGCTAAATGGAAAACCGAAGGAACCGGATGGTATCAGCGGCTGCCGGGTCAAATGAAACAGAGCTGGAAAGAGTGCAAGCCTCTCAGAGAAGTTCCGGAAGATCGAAAAGACCAGGAGTCAGGGTATCAGACGTGGAACAAACAGAAACAGAGTTAATCATTAATGTAACTCCATGGACTACCAGGCAGCGATTTCTAAAATCTATAACGAAATAAAGAATATTGAAGATTCCGGTAAGGTTGCTACCTATATCCCGGAACTGGCAGGCATTGATCCCAACAAGTTTGGAGTTCACCTGACCACCCTTGAAGACAAGCACTTCTCAATGGGAGATTCAGATGAAAAATTCTCCATCCAGAGTATTGCCAAGGTGCTCTCTCTTACCCTCGCGTACAACCTGGAGGAGGATAACCTATGGAAACGAATGGGCGTTGAGCCTTCCGGGGCACCGTTTAATTCTCTCACGCTGCTTGAATACAATAATGGAGTTCCAAGAAACCCGATGATTAATTCAGGAGCGATTGTCGTGTGTGATATCCTGATCAATCATCTGAAAAATCCAAAGCAGGAGCTGATTGAATTTATACGCCATGTATCGGGAAATTCAGAAATCTCCTATTCAGAAAGAATTTCCAAATCAGAAAAATCTGTCGGCTACAGGAACGCATCTCTCATTCACCTGATGAAAGCATACGATAATATTCACAACGATATCGACGAAGTTCTGGATCTCTATTTCAGCCTCTGCTCTATTGAAATGACCTGTAAGGAGCTATCAAAAACGTTCCTTTACCTCGCCGGATACGGAGTGTGTCCCTATACTGAAAACAGGGTGGTTTCCGCAAGTAAATCGAAGCGCATCAACGCCATTATGCAGCTATGCGGAATGTATGACGAAGCGGGTGAATTCTCGTTTCGAACGGGGCTGCCGGGAAAAAGCGGCGTTGGAGGTGGAATTGTGGCCGTGCTCCCCAACCATTATAGTATTGCTGTCTGGAGCCCAAAACTGAATCCAAAGGGGAATTCGTTCAAGGGGATGGAATTTCTGGAGAGGTTTACAACAGAGACGGAGTCTTCTGTTTTTTAGGAATCAAAAACCCTCCAAGGGATACAAACCCTTGGAGGGTTGGACTACTCCTCGAACAAAGATATCGCCTTTACCATCACGATCTCCCGATGAACCCTCAAAAACTCATCTTTACCCCCAAACCAATTCATTCCTTCCTCTCGTTTAATTTTCGTAATCTTTTGCTGCAAATAAGCATGCCAGGAGCTATGCGGCCACTCCCCGGGCTTACCGGTAAATCCGTGGTGGACGGGATTGTTGTGAATGTATGCGATTAAGATTCCAAAATAGTTATCGGAATCGATGAGTTTTCGTTTGAACTGCCTTTCGAAAAGTGACCCTCTGCGATCATAAAGCTTGTTATATGCTTTCGAGTAGGCGTTAAAAAGATTACTAAATTGCTTCGAAACGAGACCTGACAGGTTTTCAAAACCTGTCAGGTCTTTGCCTTTGAGGGATTTCCTTTTTTTATCTTCCCCTTTCACCCTAACCATCAAATGCAAATGATTCGGCATTAGGCAATAGGCATACGTTTCGACCACCGGTTCTATATGATAGCTGTATTTCTCAAGAAAATAGGTGTAGTTCTGAGCTTCCCGAAACAGATTATCATCCCCGTTTGCATGCGTCCAGACGTGATACATTTGGCCGGGTTCCAACGGTATTCTATTTTGTGGCATTGGTTTCTCGTTTTTACTTGAACCCTCCAAGGGTTTGCAACCCTTGGAGGGTTGTAATGTGTGTTAGTAAGACCACCAATTCGCGAATCCCTTACACTTTTTTCTTTACTCCCTCCAAAACCTCCAAGGTTTTGCCCCGAAGGGATCGCTTTGCGAAAAACCTTGGAGGTTTATTCATATATTCCTCCAAAATCATATTCAATCTACCATACCATCATGAAAGTAACTTCCTACTCACAAGGCCACTGGATCACCGAAGGAACTGAAAAAGAGCTGAAAAGTGCCGTGGATGGCAAATCCATCGCTACCATGATCGAGGCCGATCTCGATTACAAAGCGATGTGCGAATACGCACGGGAAAAAGCCGGTCCGGTTTTGCGGGAGTTGTCGATTCATAAACGGGCATTCAAGATCAAGTTCATGGCCCAATACCTGATGGAGCGGAAGGAAAAATATTATGAGCTTTCCACTCAAACCGGTGCCACCAAACGTGATTCCTGGATTGATATTGAAGGCGGCATTATTACAGCATTTGGCATTTCGAGTCAGTCACGAAAAAGCTTATCGGATCTCCCCTGGCATGTTGAAGGCGGACAAGTCACACTTTCACGCAACGGCACCTTTACCGGGCAGCATATCTGCGTGCCGCGTCAAGGCGTCGCGGTGCAAATCAACGCGTTTAACTTTCCGATCTGGGGGATGCTCGAAAAACTGGCCCCGGCTTTTATTGCGGGTGTGCCGTCGATCATCAAACCGTCCCCTCTTGGAAGTTACCTGGCCCATGAAGTGTTTAAGGATATCATCGAGTCGGGATTTTTACCGGAAGGATCCGTTCAGTTTATCGCGGCCGATAAACCGGGAGATCTGCTCGATCATCTCACCAGCCAGGACAGCGTAGCGTTTACCGGCTCGGCGGAAACGGGAAAAAAGCTGAAAAGTCACCCGAATATTGTGGCCAACAACGTCCACTTCAACCTGGAAGCAGATTCGCTAAACTGCTCCATCCTCGGCGAAGATGTAACGCCTGATATGGATGAATTCGGCCTGTTTGTGAAAGAAGTGGCCAACGAAATGACCGTCAAAACCGGCCAGAAGTGTACAGCCATCCGACGCACCATTGTGCCGGAGAAACTGGTAGATGTAGTGATTGAGGAACTCAAAAATCGTCTTGATAAAACCTCAATCGGCGATCCGGCTGCGGAAGATACCCGGATGGGGCCGCTTGCAAGTTCCGAACAGGTGGTACGGTTTGATGAGCAGCTCCAAAAACTGACGGAAGTCACCGAAACGGTCTATGCCAGCGGAAATGGAAAAGCAAATGGCGCATTCAGCAGCGCCCGGGTTCTGCTCTGCCACAAACCAATGCAGGTGGATGAAGTGCACCGCCTGGAAGCGTTCGGCCCCATGACCACCATCATACCGTACAATTCTACTGACGAGGCGATCTCGCTGGCAAATAAAGCCGATGGATCTCTTGTCGGTTCGCTGTTTACTGCAGATGATGATCTTGCCAAAAAAGTGACGCTCGGCTGCGCTCCCTACCACGGACGTTTTATGGTGATCAACCGCCACAGCGCTGGGGAGTCAACCGGACACGGTTCACCGATTGCCTCACTGGTTCACGGCGGACCCGGACGCGCCGGCGGTGGTGAAGAACTTGGCGGCGCCCGATCCGTTCTGCACCACATGCAGCGGGTTGCCCTGCAGGGATCGCCCACTACACTGATGAACATCACCGGTCAGCATATCAAAGGCGCCGATACAAAAGAATCAGACCGACATCCATTCCGAAAATATTTTGAAGAGCTTGAAATCGGGGAACATCTCACAACCCATCGGCGTACGCTCACCGAAGCAGATATTGTGAATTTTGGCACACTCAGCGGCGATCACTTCTACGCCCATTTTGATGATGTAGCTGCAAAAGAGTCCATTTTCGGTAAACGGGTGGCTCACGGCTATCTTGTCCTTTCAGCCGCAGCGGGTATGTTTGTAGATCCGGCTCCCGGCCCCGTGATGCTCAACTACGGACTCGAAGAACTTCGGTTCCTCGCCCCTGTTTTTCCCGGCGACACCATCCGGG from Rhodohalobacter sp. SW132 includes:
- a CDS encoding 3-methyladenine DNA glycosylase, coding for MMQTDVVEEKISQTVPLNEWTSRMERHEQVLSDILDPYLEKRSKQEKDPVLDFLFQYYKFRPSHLRRWSPGVDVVLEHNGKTNRLPEVSELTVEPETAFLDPALFPEKRLRATRWIHELLVKTNASKPFFGCFGMHEWAMVYRAEGVRHNQVPLRFSDDRIAEIVESRPVLCTHFDAYRFFTDAARPLNKHDLTRDIFQDMEQPGCIHSNMDIYKWAYKLYPWISSDLIREAFLLAVDARTFDMKASPYDLRDRGLEPIKIETEEGRKVYLKHQTEIWERGLPVRKKLIEAYHKLISLVG
- a CDS encoding anhydro-N-acetylmuramic acid kinase; amino-acid sequence: MNQSLIQLQKVSEKKSRKIIGLMSGTSLDGLDIALCTISGSGDHTEANVTHFMTVGYTPAQKLKLKAVSSVEAVALKELCHLHTQVGILHAGMIRSALKEWGLEPGDVDCIASHGQTVFHDPASAQSDGEKQTDGEKQINSTLQIGDGDQIAAQTGILTISDFRQKHIAHGGEGAPMAALVDRILFGNEKEDRVLLNIGGIANYTLLPAKSSRDQKGFTTDTGPGNTLIDNTVQKFFDQPFDKDGLIAASGSVRYDLLRAMLNDLWFKEKGSKSTGPEYFNLGWIERQLKTEGLDLQSVSPEDLVATVTELSAVTITQNLSRHPAASQKSSIYVSGGGAHNPVLIKRLSELLPDADLQNFSKLGFDPDAKEGLIFAVLANEMLAGEGFPMETESGVKKINFGKISFPE
- the thrC gene encoding threonine synthase, producing MSEIHTGYKMTCIMCGAENSEKETSTYCTSCGGVLQIEYDQVRKEIQYPLASMAEDPLKNHPSALRRLNRLSDEYAAELYAKLEFEHPTGCFKDRGSYIEVQKALELGADAICLASTGNMAASVAAYACYFKIPCYVFVPERTSEAKLAQATIYDATIIRIQGDFTKCEALCREFAKSGNYYLAGDYVFREEGQKSFSYELVDQQNEPFDYIFIPVGCGTNFGAIYKGFKEMKEAGLIDSIPHLVAVQPESSSPVVQGIFKREKVIDTQSSTMASSVAASNPIDFYKVLRGIDDTNGEALTVTEDEILESLREMATKEGHFTEPACALPLASFKNHPDLFKGKRCLFVLTGSGLKDTKVVATHSLTAPVLKPDLDHIHTYINSGFVEIQKKTFGKSRDTALANLKMGENHERMYKEHVERMNKRGKTLRKNELEYLQTMVLNEETGLEFPAEVLDYKVTMRKEELVEAGVKLLIGGKEIISKGKGVGPIDAVLNAIKSETDNQIPLEVINHEVEILSPDTDSLVIVTLTLGKDGQQWRTNGASADTIEAVIKAYEKGLAIAQKAILA
- a CDS encoding antitoxin Xre/MbcA/ParS toxin-binding domain-containing protein; the encoded protein is MSRSPKINTVNEAATKYQAAPNEEYQLVEQAHRGVPAGAFFDILGFSGLTKEELSGLLDVSFKTIQRYQNDGKKLNALNSEQLLKMITLYQKAEDVFGDLVSFNRWLRKPAIGLGNQHPLKYMQTPGGIDLIMDELRRIEFGALA
- a CDS encoding RES family NAD+ phosphorylase → MIVYRITTAKWADKLTGSGFPARWNPRHVHVVYTAGSIALACLENLVHRSGEGLNLNFRLTEIEIPESASVTSISVQELPEKWHTMSGYPACQQIGRDWVDNGKSCLLRVPSSIIPDETNVLINPNHPEFEKIFIKEIREFSFDERLMKSGHISTAQ
- a CDS encoding transferase hexapeptide repeat family protein, giving the protein MIYEFNGYKPVIHESAFIHPQAAVTGNVIIGKDVYIGPGAAIRGDWGKIVIEDGCNVQENCTIHMFPGVTVTLHKSAHIGHGAIIHGSTIGKNTLVGMNAVVMDNVTIGKECIIGALAFVKEGTNIPDRKVVVGNPAKIVKDVTDEMAKWKTEGTGWYQRLPGQMKQSWKECKPLREVPEDRKDQESGYQTWNKQKQS
- a CDS encoding glutaminase — translated: MDYQAAISKIYNEIKNIEDSGKVATYIPELAGIDPNKFGVHLTTLEDKHFSMGDSDEKFSIQSIAKVLSLTLAYNLEEDNLWKRMGVEPSGAPFNSLTLLEYNNGVPRNPMINSGAIVVCDILINHLKNPKQELIEFIRHVSGNSEISYSERISKSEKSVGYRNASLIHLMKAYDNIHNDIDEVLDLYFSLCSIEMTCKELSKTFLYLAGYGVCPYTENRVVSASKSKRINAIMQLCGMYDEAGEFSFRTGLPGKSGVGGGIVAVLPNHYSIAVWSPKLNPKGNSFKGMEFLERFTTETESSVF
- a CDS encoding transposase, whose amino-acid sequence is MPQNRIPLEPGQMYHVWTHANGDDNLFREAQNYTYFLEKYSYHIEPVVETYAYCLMPNHLHLMVRVKGEDKKRKSLKGKDLTGFENLSGLVSKQFSNLFNAYSKAYNKLYDRRGSLFERQFKRKLIDSDNYFGILIAYIHNNPVHHGFTGKPGEWPHSSWHAYLQQKITKIKREEGMNWFGGKDEFLRVHREIVMVKAISLFEE
- the paaZ gene encoding phenylacetic acid degradation bifunctional protein PaaZ, with the translated sequence MKVTSYSQGHWITEGTEKELKSAVDGKSIATMIEADLDYKAMCEYAREKAGPVLRELSIHKRAFKIKFMAQYLMERKEKYYELSTQTGATKRDSWIDIEGGIITAFGISSQSRKSLSDLPWHVEGGQVTLSRNGTFTGQHICVPRQGVAVQINAFNFPIWGMLEKLAPAFIAGVPSIIKPSPLGSYLAHEVFKDIIESGFLPEGSVQFIAADKPGDLLDHLTSQDSVAFTGSAETGKKLKSHPNIVANNVHFNLEADSLNCSILGEDVTPDMDEFGLFVKEVANEMTVKTGQKCTAIRRTIVPEKLVDVVIEELKNRLDKTSIGDPAAEDTRMGPLASSEQVVRFDEQLQKLTEVTETVYASGNGKANGAFSSARVLLCHKPMQVDEVHRLEAFGPMTTIIPYNSTDEAISLANKADGSLVGSLFTADDDLAKKVTLGCAPYHGRFMVINRHSAGESTGHGSPIASLVHGGPGRAGGGEELGGARSVLHHMQRVALQGSPTTLMNITGQHIKGADTKESDRHPFRKYFEELEIGEHLTTHRRTLTEADIVNFGTLSGDHFYAHFDDVAAKESIFGKRVAHGYLVLSAAAGMFVDPAPGPVMLNYGLEELRFLAPVFPGDTIRVKLIVKKKTVRQQRETDPKPFGMVWFDVEVRNQESDLVAEYTILTLVEREHKLDMDVK